One window of Papaver somniferum cultivar HN1 chromosome 9, ASM357369v1, whole genome shotgun sequence genomic DNA carries:
- the LOC113310943 gene encoding arogenate dehydratase/prephenate dehydratase 6, chloroplastic-like, whose amino-acid sequence MSSITPSKPILKSLSYLDTTPKLLSIPWKIHRQTKRSQICNIRAIYKQESRNFSAGVVSNRADWQTSCAILASNVVLQQSDKKTDGSGNAEIVSINGVHRTLDLVPVQQETNLPKPLSITDLSPAPMHGSQLRVAYQGVPGAYSEAAAGKAYPNCVAIPCDQFEVAFQAVGHWIADRAVLPVENSLGGSIHRNYDLLLRHNLHIVGEVQLPVHHCLLALPGVRKEDLNRVISHPQALSQCESTLTKLGLNVAREAVDDTAGAAEFIATHNLRDTAAIASSRAAELYGLQILADGIQDDSSNVTRFVMLAREPIIPRTDRPFKTSIVFAHDEGMSVLFKVLAAFAFRNISLTKIESRPYKNRPIRVVGDASTGGTAKHFEYMFYIDFEASMADPRSQKALSEVQEFTSFLRVLGSYPMDMTPWSPSSRDL is encoded by the coding sequence ATGAGTTCAATAACTCCATCAAAACCTATACTTAAATCATTAAGTTATTTAGATACTACACCAAAACTACTGTCCATTCCTTGGAAGATTCATCGCCAAACAAAGAGATCACAGATTTGTAACATCAGAGCTATCTATAAGCAAGAATCTAGGAACTTCTCAGCTGGTGTTGTTTCAAACAGAGCAGATTGGCAAACTTCTTGTGCGATTTTAGCAAGTAATGTTGTTTTACAACAGAGTGATAAAAAAACTGATGGTAGTGGTAATGCTGAGATCGTTTCGATTAATGGTGTGCATCGAACTCTAGATCTAGTCCCAGTTCAGCAAGAAACGAATTTACCGAAGCCTCTTTCGATTACCGATCTATCTCCTGCTCCGATGCACGGTTCTCAATTGCGCGTCGCTTATCAGGGAGTTCCTGGTGCTTATAGTGAAGCTGCAGCTGGTAAAGCTTATCCCAATTGTGTAGCTATACCGTGTGATCAATTTGAAGTTGCTTTTCAAGCTGTAGGGCACTGGATTGCTGATCGAGCTGTTTTACCGGTAGAGAATTCCCTCGGCGGTAGTATTCACCGGAATTATGACTTGTTACTCCGGCACAATCTTCATATTGTCGGTGAAGTTCAATTACCAGTTCACCATTGTTTGTTAGCCTTGCCTGGTGTGAGAAAAGAAGATTTGAATCGTGTGATTAGTCATCCACAAGCGTTATCTCAGTGTGAGTCGACTCTTACAAAACTCGGTCTAAATGTTGCCCGTGAAGCTGTTGATGACACTGCTGGTGCCGCTGAATTTATTGCTACACATAATCTACGCGACACTGCTGCTATCGCAAGTTCTCGTGCTGCTGAATTATACGGGTTACAGATTTTGGCAGACGGAATTCAAGATGATTCGAGTAATGTAACTAGATTTGTCATGCTAGCTCGTGAACCGATTATACCAAGAACAGACCGTCCATTTAAAACTAGTATTGTTTTCGCGCACGATGAAGGAATGTCAGTTTTGTTTAAAGTGTTAGCCGCCTTCGCGTTTAGGAATATCAGTCTGACAAAAATTGAAAGCCGGCCATATAAAAATCGTCCGATCAGAGTTGTTGGTGATGCTAGCACGGGTGGTACTGCTAAGCATTTTGAGTATATGTTTTATATTGATTTCGAAGCTTCGATGGCAGACCCAAGATCTCAGAAGGCACTTTCCGAAGTTCAAGAATTCACTTCATTTCTAAGAGTTTTAGGGAGTTATCCTATGGATATGACTCCATGGAGTCCTTCTAGTAGAGATTTATGA